ACACTGGGGACATCCCTCTAAAAATACTTGTGTACTCCTTGGCTGAGGGTATTAGTCAGTGTATTTATTTCCCAGTTGCTCATTGTACATATTTATTATTCTAAttaagggaaggaaaaggacagaCAGTCTGTTGTAATACACTGACACAGTTCTCAAaagaagttttcttcttcaagatCTCCAAGCTTAAGCAGTGCTACACTATTAGTGAGTAATCTGCTATataggagggggaaaaaaaaggcagataatCTGTGACAAGCCTCTACTATCTGGCATTCCCCACTTTTAGACCCTGTACCTAATGCTAACGGGGAGGTAGGAGTGCTCCCATTCACCTATTACTTCAACCTTCAAGCTTCCACATTCCAACAAAGATGGGCTTTACTATGGCTGGGAATGTAGAGGCTGTGCTAGTGTCAGCCCACACCTGACAGCTTGCTGATGCCCTGCTCTCACCAGTCACAGCACTGGTAAGTAAATCAGGCTTAGTGACTGCAAGCAACAGCACACAGTAAGAGATAGGGTTagttagagttagggtagttGGAAATACTGACTTTACATTCAAATGTACACATTCCCTCTTCTACTTGCACCTCAGCCCTACCTTTTCTCTATCTCATGCTGATGTCTAGCTTCTCCTGGGTACTCAGCTATGCAGCTGATCTCAACTAGCTGCCCAGCATCCTAAGCTCACCCTCTTTCAAATCAACACGCCAAGCTTTGTTATTGCATGCCTTCCCACTTTGTTTGCAGATAGTTCCTAAGATATCAGTCAGCCCTGGGTAAAAATGTGTCAGAATTGTTTTGACAGAAGCCATCCAGAGTGATCAATTTCAAGACCACTGTTAACAGTGCAATTAAATGCATATAATTAACAACAAATTATGATCTCATATTTCAAGTCCTTCAGTGAGGATTTACAGGGGTTATATTaacattattcttttccttgGACAGAATTAAACATGCCTCTGCCACAATGGATTTCCAAAAGACAACATCCTGGAAAAAGATACGTAAGTGACCTGGAGAAGAGACAGCACTGTGGAAAAAGAGATGCTGAGGAAGAAGCATCTTTTGGAAACATTCAGAAGAGACAGCGTTTAGGGAAAACAGAAGTAGAAGGCTACCTTGGCAACTACCTGGAGCTGAAAAAGCGACAGCATCCTGGCAGGTCACTGCAGGACCAGTCCACTGATCTCTCTAGTTCACAGCTAACTTACTTAAATGTGTTATCCAAAAGACAGCATCCAGGCAGAAGATATCTGATGTATGAACACCAGCACCCTAGCAAGAGAGGCTGGAATAATGAGCTAGACCTAAGTGATCAAAACTGGGAGAAACACCAGCACTTTGGAAAAAGGGGTAGGGATTCTGACAGCCCAGATGATACAGGTCCCTGTGACCCTCAGCAGTTTGCTCCCTGTAACAAAGGCAGCTTGTTGCTTGACTTACCAGAAAAATTTAGCAAAGAGAGGGTAGAAGAAAAACGTCAGCACCCAGGAAGGAGATCAGCATGGGAGAATGAAACAGAGGAATGAGGTAGTAATCGTTAATCACTTGAATATGGTGAAGTAAAACAACAGAACACtaaaaaattctgtttactCCCTTctggcttcctgctgctgaccTCCAAACCTATCTTTCAGTGAGTGTCCTCATTTAAACTAATGGCTTTGTCACACACCTAAAGTAAAGGAATCAGGGAGCACCCAGCTGAATGGCCTAGGCAAGTAGTGagtttttatttcacagagTGAAGGAGTTGAAGAGTAGTCAGTTCCTTTATGGGCCTAGAGCCCAGAATATTCATGTTATGTGTGAACTAGCACGGGCTCTTTAATATCTATTCTGATCTTACTTCAGCAACTACATCATTTCTTCTTGTGTCAGTGAAATCAGTACATTATtgggaaaaataagaacatacgcaaatgatttaaaaatgaaactgagcAGGTTTTCAATTCTAAACAATACGTTAATGAGACCTTTTGCACAACAATCTATCCAAATAATAAGAAGTGAATAGACAGGGAGACTGCTCCAACTGCAACAGATCAGATGACTGGCTTCATACTTTGAGTtggaactgaaaaatgaaaatctcatATAAAAGTTGCAAAGCGCAAACATTTAATGCATCCCAGAGCAATTCAACCTCCCATTTGTGACCTTGTTTGTTTACATCTCACCTTAGAGCCTCCATTCTGAGGTGTTAAcatttcagtcattttccttGAAATATGCCTTCTCCTTAGACatgtaaaacagaaacaaaaagaaaatcctttcttGTGATAGGATTTCTGATTTCTCCCCTCTCAAAGGAATGTTTTCGCTTCTGTGATGAGACTCACAAAAGTGTTTATTTGATATGAATGATTCAGTAAACATAAAAAGTAAACTCTGTGCCCTTACTGGTTGTGCAAACATACTgtaatagagagaaaaaaaaacaaacaatccaaGCtaagtcaaaataaataaaggagataCTTTTCTAGGTGGAAGCTTCTTGCATGCTGGTCAGCCCTTGTTGATTTGTAAAACTGGTTTGCTAGTGCAGCATCAAACAGATGCATTCCCTTTTAAAATCCACTATCTGTATGACACACAGGCACCTGGGTTAAACCCAGAGGCACTTTGTCACCCAGTTCACAAGGAACTTCAGTTGTTTGAATCTGATCTTGGCAGGCAAAATTGGTAAGAAGCAGacttgttttaaacaaaattagaaAGCTTGAGTGACTGATGCTGCTCAAACCTTTCTGAGTTCCATATCCTTTTGCAACTTAGTTATACAGCAAGTCATGGGAGCATGCAagtcacagaagagaaaaatgagaattcATTCGCCTTGTGCCATATGCCTGGTAGATGACTTTGCTGTAGCTGAGCTTTCCTAGATGTAATTCATTACTATGCATACACATATCTCTTAGAATTGTATAAACaatcatttatttgaaattaaaatacctCTATATGTGTTCGCATGGTCTGCAAATGCtcatcttctgtgttttgttcaaggttcctgttttaaaaagatatcAGTATGTGATGTATATACTTCATGTGCTGCAGTAGCAGTAGAGAGAACAAAGTCTGTTTTCCTGTTCACACATCTAAACACAAGATTTACTGATTTTTGCAACTAATACATATTTATTGTGAATTAAGAGTTattcatgttattttcaatAATTTCAATGCATTATTTCATGACAGGATTTCACtagaatgttattttttaaagaacGTGTATGTTCACATTCATCTCCCTCAGCATCATCAAAGCACATGAAATACCTTGAATGTTCTCTCTAAAACTGATTCCTTCCCCACTACCTGCCTCAGAGCACTTCCTTAGCTACAGAAATTGGTGATGCCAGTGGGCTTAGCTGccttggagaaaaataattaaccaTATCAGCAGGTTTGACTGAAGTTAAATGCTCTCAGGCTGATCAATGCCCAGCACAGTCTATCAAACAATTTGTAACTCCAGACATAATGCATTGTTTGATATATGGCAACTGGCAGACCTCCTCTGTTGACAGGAACTTTctaacacaaaaaaaattttCAGAGGTGTTAGATGGGAGCATACTGCACAGCCTGAATTTCTTCAGCATATTTTCACTGTAcgatgctttttaaaatgttcaggtttcatttcaaatttggggggggggggagggaagggaaggagggtgAAGGAAAGATTTATCTAAATACTATTTTGTTGCATATTGGGTAGGTGGTGCCTGTGTGCACCTGGGGTGGAGTCAGGGGGGTCACCAGTGTCTTGCCCAAGTTGCCATTCAGCTAACATGCTTCCTGCAGGGGTGAACCCCAGAGTTTTGAGTTGTCATGGGTGCACCCCAGGAGTTAAAGACTGACAATAGCCCAGGATACAGAAGTGCATGTTTTGGATGCTGGTTTACAGCTTGGGGCATTAAACATACTTTTGATATTCCTGGCAACAGCACCAGCCAGGCTATTTTGGAGTGTGCACATCAGACCTTGAAGGGGTGTCTTTGTGCACTGAAAGAGGAGGGAGGGCTGGAGGGGCCTGAGCTGTGCCCACACACTCTCCTCCTGTGCAAACTGTTTAGTTTAAATCATCTAGAGAATCGGATGGGAGACCATCAGCTGACTGAATGGACTCCAATAGGTCAGGTCCTGATCAGACCTGACGGAGGGTCATGGCTCCCAGATCCTATGCCACT
The DNA window shown above is from Coturnix japonica isolate 7356 chromosome 12, Coturnix japonica 2.1, whole genome shotgun sequence and carries:
- the TRH gene encoding thyrotropin releasing hormone encodes the protein MPSIQLPVLLLCLTLSGVCLNGRQSPPEVSENIGRSSLDDTLQRSESRMLQSVLKKVEKKEEMNKELNMPLPQWISKRQHPGKRYVSDLEKRQHCGKRDAEEEASFGNIQKRQRLGKTEVEGYLGNYLELKKRQHPGRSLQDQSTDLSSSQLTYLNVLSKRQHPGRRYLMYEHQHPSKRGWNNELDLSDQNWEKHQHFGKRGRDSDSPDDTGPCDPQQFAPCNKGSLLLDLPEKFSKERVEEKRQHPGRRSAWENETEE